CACAGTTCTCAGGCGAATATACGGGTGATTCCTCCTGTCTCTGATCTCTCGCCGGAACTTGGCGATATATACATGGACCTCCTCAGGAGTCCATCCCAGAGTGTTGGCAACGAACAACACCAAGCCTTCAGTGTCCCGAGTGCTGAAAAGCTCACCAAATTGACCCATTTCTTTGAGCTTGGGATCTTTCGGGAAAGGGTTCAATGGTAACTAAGGGCGAGACTGGTCAGTGTATCCTTATCTATCTCGGAAGAATGCCTTACCTTTGAGTCCCATTGCTCGACATCTATAAACCCTGCTTTCTCAATGCCAGGTCGCTGAAGATTGTCACCCACGACAGTGAATGTGTTTCCAATTGTTTTTGAGGCTTTGATAAAGATAGGTCCCCACTGTGCTAATGCCGAGTCGGGCTTCACACTATCGTCATCACTCTCGATGATAGCTGAGGCTTCAAAGGACTCGACCCAACCGCCCGGCTTAAGAACCTTAAAGGCCTGTTCAAAGAGATTGTCCCAATTTGGAACGCATCCAACTAAATAGCGTAGGTGGACATAATCGAATGACTCTGGGGGAAAGGTCCAGTCTTGGTTGAAGTCCTCAATTTCGCTGTATATGAGATAAGGCAATGGCATCATCGTTTAGTGGACGGGCCGCAACTTACAACTTGACATTAGGTGGCACCCATGAAGGTTGAATGGGAGAAATGTCCGTCCCTATCACTTCGCACCCGGGATACTTGTCGGCAAAATCACTTTCAGGTCAGCAAGGCTAGAGGTTTTGGATCTTGCAGTTACTGACATGGCCCATATGCCTGTAAGATAGATGGAATATCAGTATGGCAACTCTAGATGAATTTGATACAAGGAATCGCGTACCTGTTCCACATCCAACGTCAAGCACCTTCTGGTAGTAACGGATGGCTTTAGTCTAGGGCTCACTGTCCTGGAAAACCTAACGACTTACTTGAATATTATCGCTGAGAGGAGCCAAGTGCAGCTCTCCACTTTGCGAAAGAGTAAACATGTGATGCCTATACGTATTAATTCACAGGACTCAGTAAAGGATTTAACTCTTACGCAATGTCCATGGCTTCACTTTGCCGTTCATCATTAGAGCCCCTAGCGCAATATCAGCTTTGCTTTCGGTCACATAATAAATGATGTTACCAATAGGCCGCGTTCCCTCTCTCGCTGTGGTACGTCCTACCATTGATGGTACGATAGTGGAGGATGCTTGAGGTGATGGAGGCAGTTGAGCTTTCGAAGTCTTCGCCAAGGCCTGggtcatcttcctcccccTCAGGAAGATCATCGACTTCAAGCGCCTGTGCAGCAGTTGCGACAGGTCCCTGACTCTGGGGAGACCGTGGAGACCGCGGCGAACCGCTCTTGGGGCTCTTTTGAGACATCCTGCAGCAGCACCGTAATAGACAAGAGTCGGAGACGAGCGGCAGCGAAGAAGAAAGCCGCGCTCTGAGCGAGATCAATGCGTCTTTTAATTGTGCGTAAAGCTTTGGGGCTTACCCTCAAGTTGATGATCTGATTCGACATTCCCCAGGTGCAGTGTAACATGTGACGGATATTCCTTGCCTATAAATTTGAGGCCCATCACCAACCAGCCACTGAGAGGATGGTATTAAGCGAATCAATGCCACTTACAAGCCCATTCGGAGTGGAAGAAAACAAGGGGTTCGCCGTCTTGGCAAGATTCTTTGACAAATGCTGCATTTATACGAGCCTTTTGAATAGATTTTAGAAAGTAAGGTTGCCTGCTCTGTAATTCTATTCGCACTAAGGTTAGTTCTACTAGCCAATTTAAAGCATTGCCACTACCCAAGAGATCATCTACCGGTATGTTTGCCGCGCACGTATAGCAACCCCGCAGATTGGATCAGTGACGCAGCCCCGCATTTTGATTATCCCGCGACTCCCGTCCACTTCCAGAAATAAAGGACGTATACTCATGAGGCAAGCCGTTGACTCTCCAACATTGGCATTTCTGTCCCTTATCAACCTGTAATCGGTTGTACCTCGCTGCAATGACTCTCTCATGTAGTGACTGTGGTGCCACTTTTGCTAGACATGAGCATCTTCGACGTCATCAACGACGGCATCTAGACATTCGCCCTTATAGTTGTCAAGATTGCAATAGTACCTTCACACGGAAGTGAGTCATTAGCAATACAATATCCCATCTTGGCAACAATCAGGTTAAACAAATGCTAGGGATACTCTGAATCAGCATTTACTTACCCATGATCCTGCCAGGATGACTCGTAGGTCTCGCAGGGTGGCCTATGTAGCTAAGGCTTGTGTGTCCTGTGCTCGATCCAAACAACGTTGTGACGGTCATTCACCATGCGGAAGGTGTtctctcaagaacctcgacTGCGTGTATCGCCATTTGCTGCAGAAGGGACAGAACTCAACCCGTGGGGCCAGCCCCCAGTCCCCTTCCGCTAGCAGAGAGAGCTATTCACAAAACACTTTACCCGTG
This genomic stretch from Fusarium fujikuroi IMI 58289 draft genome, chromosome FFUJ_chr09 harbors:
- a CDS encoding related to methyltransferase — translated: MSQKSPKSGSPRSPRSPQSQGPVATAAQALEVDDLPEGEEDDPGLGEDFESSTASITSSILHYRTINGRTYHSERGNAAYWGSNDERQSEAMDIAHHMFTLSQSGELHLAPLSDNIQKVLDVGCGTGIWAIDFADKYPGCEVIGTDISPIQPSWVPPNVKFEIEDFNQDWTFPPESFDYVHLRYLVGCVPNWDNLFEQAFKVLKPGGWVESFEASAIIESDDDSVKPDSALAQWGPIFIKASKTIGNTFTVVGDNLQRPGIEKAGFIDVEQWDSKLPLNPFPKDPKLKEMGQFGELFSTRDTEGLVLFVANTLGWTPEEVHVYIAKFRREIRDRRNHPYIRLRTVWARKPE